A genomic segment from Salvia splendens isolate huo1 chromosome 13, SspV2, whole genome shotgun sequence encodes:
- the LOC121762351 gene encoding anthranilate synthase alpha subunit 2, chloroplastic-like isoform X2: protein METLAFRCTNPLLAPRRTAAGPLTPSFTTSFAVKCGISLPSLVDHSVKFKEAAKDGNLIPLYRPIFSDHLTPVLAYRCLVKEDERDAPSFLFESVEPGLKASSVGRYSVIGAQPSMEIVAKENMVTIVDHFKGERTEKFLEDPMVVPRMYMEKWIPQRIDELPEAFCGGWVGYFSYDTVRYVEKKKLPFTKAPMDDRNLPDVHLGLYDDVIVFDHVEKKAYVIHWVRLEQYKNVDEAYHGGMNRLEALVSRVHDIQTPRLAAGSIKLHTSLFGPSSCKSTMTSEEYQNAVIKAKEHILAGDIFQIVLSQRFERRTFADPFEVYRALRIVNPSPYMTYLQARGCILVASSPEILTRVKKGVVTNRPLAGTIRRGKTVQEDYMLQNQLLHDEKQCAEHIMLVDLGRNDVGKVSKPGSVMVEKLMNIERYSHVMHISSTVTGELLPNLTSWDALRAALPVGTVSGAPKVKAMELIDELEVTRRGPYSGGIGGISFSGDMDIALALRTIVFPTNMRYDTMYSYKDSEKRRDWVAHLQAGAGIVADSDPADEQRECENKAAALVRAIDLAESSFVEK from the exons ATGGAAACCCTAGCTTTTCGTTGTACCAATCCGCTTCTAGCTCCTCGCCGCACCGCCGCCGGACCTCTAACACCCTCCTTCACCACTAGTTTTGCCGTTAAATGCGGCATTTCACTTCCATCGTTGG TGGACCACTCCGTTAAGTTCAAGGAAGCAGCCAAGGATGGGAATTTGATCCCTCTATACAGACCTATATTTTCTGATCACTTGACTCCGGTGCTTGCATATCGGTGCTTGGTGAAGGAGGATGAGAGAGATGCCCCCAGTTTTCTTTTCGAGTCTGTTGAGCCAGGTTTAAAAGCTTCTAGTGTT GGGCGCTATAGTGTTATTGGAGCTCAACCATCAATGGAAATTGTGGCGAAGGAGAACATGGTGACCATAGTCGATCACTTTAAGGGAGAGAGGACAGAGAAGTTTTTGGAGGATCCCATGGTTGTTCCTCGCATGTATATGGAGAAGTGGATACCACAGCGAATCGATGAGCTCCCTGAAGCATTTTGCG gTGGTTGGGTTGGTTATTTTTCATATGACACGGTTCGTTATGTAGAAAAGAAAAAGCTTCCTTTCACAAAAGCTCCCATGGATGACAGAAACCTTCCTGATGTTCACCTTGGCCTTTATGATGATGTAATTGTGTTTGATCATGTGGAAAAG AAAGCATATGTGATACACTGGGTCAGGTTGGAACAATATAAAAACGTTGATGAGGCCTATCATGGTGGAATGAATAGATTAGAAGCTTTAGTTTCAAGAGTGCATGATATACAAAC TCCTAGGCTTGCTGCAGGTTCAATAAAATTACACACTAGCCTTTTTGGTCCCTCTTCGTGCAAGTCCACCATGACAAGTGAGGAATACCAGAATGCAGTAATAAAAGCTAAGGAGCATATCCTAGCAGGGGATATCTTCCAGATTGTCCTCAGCCAGCGATTTGAACGTCGAACTTTTGCAGATCCCTTTGAAGTGTATAGAGCATTAAGAATTGTCAATCCAAGTCCATACATGACATACTTACAA GCAAGAGGCTGCATCCTTGTTGCTTCAAGTCCTGAAATTCTCACTCGAGTTAAGAAG GGTGTAGTTACTAACCGACCTCTAGCTGGAACCATACGGAGAGGCAAGACAGTACAGGAAGATTATATGCTGCAAAATCAGCTTTTGCATGACGAAAAACAGTGTGCGGAACACATTATGCTTGTTGACTTGGGAAGGAATGATGTCGGAAAG GTGTCAAAACCGGGCTCCGTCATGGTTGAAAAACTGATGAACATTGAACGCTATTCCCACGTCATGCACATCAGTTCCACT GTTACTGGTGAGCTTCTACCTAATTTGACCAGTTGGGATGCTCTCCGTGCGGCATTGCCCGTTGGAACTGTCAGTGGAGCTCCTAAG GTGAAAGCCATGGAATTGATTGACGAACTAGAGGTGACTAGACGGGGGCCTTACAGTGGTGGTATTGGTGGCATTTCTTTCTCCGGAGATATGGATATTGCCTTAGCTTTGAGAACCATCGTGTTCCCAACCAACATGAGGTACGACACTATGTACTCGTACAAGGACAGTGAGAAGCGCCGGGATTGGGTCGCCCATCTCCAAGCGGGGGCTGGTATCGTTGCTGACAGTGATCCTGCTGATGAGCAGAGGGAGTGCGAAAACAAGGCCGCTGCTCTTGTTCGTGCCATCGATCTTGCAGAGTCATCATTCGTCGAAAAGTAA
- the LOC121762350 gene encoding uncharacterized protein LOC121762350, with protein sequence MVLKVAPASLHWSQPSVPQSPPSFSHTLASSISSPSSRRRRSFASGDGSLFCRFVEKSDVFLGANPPRYLHRSRSCGSNKRSRARTIRKALTASLGSFSDEEFSKQIQELALRFQLSDDDDVDANSQLNEFETRFANAGAGEAKFSEGLKPFDALVAPYFPYRDEIIPSNIERIPNSGEIPLSLGMIKRKEQWQGGLVGARGAAYCSMKKAFSSMVFIIRELHSYTLQMRSFLYYEDMEGIVANVQREMHASFVWLFQKVFSTTPTLMVHVMILLANYSVFSMSSNAAIAATSPMYGAAAAATTEEVSVIDEQGLSRKKFDASILKTLKLSSSTGKAASVGGSNGSGGGKFRSVASGTDGDGRFDESSYYSTIAPDSVSSFVNPSRTSGEESVSRQVSVEEEATLWDSIVDEAAKMQAAPNGEVFDQETKEGFVSPVDARIEQDDSSEYFRMELLYQTELTQEPNNPLLLANYAQFLYLVVRDLDRAEDYFKRATEVEPKDAEALNKYANFLWAVRNDLWAAEETYLEAIAAEPSNSYYAANYAHFLWNTGGEDTCFPLSSPEAESDGL encoded by the exons ATGGTATTGAAAGTAGCCCCAGCTTCACTGCACTGGTCTCAGCCGTCAGTACCCCAATCGCCGCCGTCTTTCTCCCATACATTGGCCTCCTCCATCTCCTCCCCGTCttcgcggcggcggcggagcttcGCTAGCGGCGATGGATCCCTCTTCTGCCGCTTCGTGGAGAAATCCGACGTATTCCTCGGCGCGAATCCGCCGCGCTATCTCCACCGCTCTCGATCATGCGGCAGCAATAAGAGATCCCGCGCTCGGACAATCCGAAAAGCCCTAACCGCCAGCTTGGGTTCATTCTCCGACGAAGAATTCTCGAAGCAAATTCAGGAATTGGCTCTCAGATTCCAGCTGAGCGATGACGATGATGTCGACGCCAATTCACAATTGAATGAATTCGAGACTAGATTCGCTAATGCCGGTGCAGGTGAGGCGAAGTTCTCGGAGGGTTTGAAGCCGTTTGATGCCTTGGTCGCACCCTATTTCCCCTATAGGGACGAGATAATTCCATCTAATATTGAGAGGATACCGAATAGCGGTGAAATCCCATTGTCACTTGGGATGATCAAGAGAAAGGAGCAGTGGCAGGGGGGGCTTGTGGGGGCCAGAGGTGCGGCTTATTGCTCGATGAAAAAGGCGTTTTCGTCTATGGTGTTTATAATCCGAGAGCTCCATAGCTATACATTGCAGATGAGGTCCTTTTTATACTACGAGGATATGGAGGGGATTGTAGCCAACGTGCAGAGAGAAATGCACGCCTCGTTTGTATGGTTGTTTCAGAAGGTTTTCTCTACAACCCCGACTTTGATGGTGCATGTGATGATACTCTTAGCAAACTATAGTGTCTTCTCAATGTCGAGTAATGCAGCCATAGCGGCTACATCACCGATGTACGGTGCTGCAGCAGCGGCCACCACTGAGGAGGTGTCTGTGATCGATGAGCAGGGCTTGTCCCGGAAGAAGTTTGATGCATCGATCCTTAAGACACTGAAGCTCTCTTCCTCTACTGGGAAGGCAGCTTCGGTTGGAGGGAGCAACGGGAGTGGTGGCGGGAAGTTCCGGTCTGTTGCTAGTGGGACTGATGGAGATGGGAGGTTTGATGAGTCGAGTTATTATAGTACCATAGCGCCTGATAGTGTGTCCTCGTTTGTGAACCCATCTAGGACTAGTGGGGAGGAGTCTGTCTCGAGGCAGGTTTCTGTGGAGGAGGAAGCCACGTTGTGGGATTCGATTGTGGATGAGGCTGCCAAGATGCAGGCTGCACCGAATGGCGAGGTTTTTGATCAAGAAACGAAGGAAGGATTCGTTTCTCCTGTTGATGCTAGGATTGAACAGGATGACAGTTCAGAATATTTTAGAATGGAGTTACTGTACCAAACAGAATTGACTCAAGAACCCAACAATCCACTTTTGCTAGCAAATTATGCTCAGTTTCTCTACCTCGTGGTTAGGGATCTTGACAG GGCGGAGGACTACTTTAAGAGAGCCACGGAGGTGGAGCCAAAGGATGCGGAGGCACTGAATAAATATGCTAACTTCCTGTGGGCGGTGAGGAATGATCTGTGGGCAGCCGAGGAGACCTACTTGGAAGCCATTGCTGCAGAGCCTAGCAACTCATACTACGCAGCCAACTACGCCCATTTCCTATGGAACACAGGCGGAGAAGACACTTGCTTCCCTTTGAGCTCGCCCGAGGCAGAATCAGATGGTCTGTAA
- the LOC121762351 gene encoding anthranilate synthase alpha subunit 2, chloroplastic-like isoform X1 has product METLAFRCTNPLLAPRRTAAGPLTPSFTTSFAVKCGISLPSLVDHSVKFKEAAKDGNLIPLYRPIFSDHLTPVLAYRCLVKEDERDAPSFLFESVEPGLKASSVGRYSVIGAQPSMEIVAKENMVTIVDHFKGERTEKFLEDPMVVPRMYMEKWIPQRIDELPEAFCGGWVGYFSYDTVRYVEKKKLPFTKAPMDDRNLPDVHLGLYDDVIVFDHVEKKAYVIHWVRLEQYKNVDEAYHGGMNRLEALVSRVHDIQTPRLAAGSIKLHTSLFGPSSCKSTMTSEEYQNAVIKAKEHILAGDIFQIVLSQRFERRTFADPFEVYRALRIVNPSPYMTYLQVCLLFSKICSFIFLFLTICNHVIDDQARGCILVASSPEILTRVKKGVVTNRPLAGTIRRGKTVQEDYMLQNQLLHDEKQCAEHIMLVDLGRNDVGKVSKPGSVMVEKLMNIERYSHVMHISSTVTGELLPNLTSWDALRAALPVGTVSGAPKVKAMELIDELEVTRRGPYSGGIGGISFSGDMDIALALRTIVFPTNMRYDTMYSYKDSEKRRDWVAHLQAGAGIVADSDPADEQRECENKAAALVRAIDLAESSFVEK; this is encoded by the exons ATGGAAACCCTAGCTTTTCGTTGTACCAATCCGCTTCTAGCTCCTCGCCGCACCGCCGCCGGACCTCTAACACCCTCCTTCACCACTAGTTTTGCCGTTAAATGCGGCATTTCACTTCCATCGTTGG TGGACCACTCCGTTAAGTTCAAGGAAGCAGCCAAGGATGGGAATTTGATCCCTCTATACAGACCTATATTTTCTGATCACTTGACTCCGGTGCTTGCATATCGGTGCTTGGTGAAGGAGGATGAGAGAGATGCCCCCAGTTTTCTTTTCGAGTCTGTTGAGCCAGGTTTAAAAGCTTCTAGTGTT GGGCGCTATAGTGTTATTGGAGCTCAACCATCAATGGAAATTGTGGCGAAGGAGAACATGGTGACCATAGTCGATCACTTTAAGGGAGAGAGGACAGAGAAGTTTTTGGAGGATCCCATGGTTGTTCCTCGCATGTATATGGAGAAGTGGATACCACAGCGAATCGATGAGCTCCCTGAAGCATTTTGCG gTGGTTGGGTTGGTTATTTTTCATATGACACGGTTCGTTATGTAGAAAAGAAAAAGCTTCCTTTCACAAAAGCTCCCATGGATGACAGAAACCTTCCTGATGTTCACCTTGGCCTTTATGATGATGTAATTGTGTTTGATCATGTGGAAAAG AAAGCATATGTGATACACTGGGTCAGGTTGGAACAATATAAAAACGTTGATGAGGCCTATCATGGTGGAATGAATAGATTAGAAGCTTTAGTTTCAAGAGTGCATGATATACAAAC TCCTAGGCTTGCTGCAGGTTCAATAAAATTACACACTAGCCTTTTTGGTCCCTCTTCGTGCAAGTCCACCATGACAAGTGAGGAATACCAGAATGCAGTAATAAAAGCTAAGGAGCATATCCTAGCAGGGGATATCTTCCAGATTGTCCTCAGCCAGCGATTTGAACGTCGAACTTTTGCAGATCCCTTTGAAGTGTATAGAGCATTAAGAATTGTCAATCCAAGTCCATACATGACATACTTACAAGTCTGCCTACTCTTCTCTAAAATTTgttcctttatttttttgtttcttacAATCTGTAACCATGTCATTGATGATCAGGCAAGAGGCTGCATCCTTGTTGCTTCAAGTCCTGAAATTCTCACTCGAGTTAAGAAG GGTGTAGTTACTAACCGACCTCTAGCTGGAACCATACGGAGAGGCAAGACAGTACAGGAAGATTATATGCTGCAAAATCAGCTTTTGCATGACGAAAAACAGTGTGCGGAACACATTATGCTTGTTGACTTGGGAAGGAATGATGTCGGAAAG GTGTCAAAACCGGGCTCCGTCATGGTTGAAAAACTGATGAACATTGAACGCTATTCCCACGTCATGCACATCAGTTCCACT GTTACTGGTGAGCTTCTACCTAATTTGACCAGTTGGGATGCTCTCCGTGCGGCATTGCCCGTTGGAACTGTCAGTGGAGCTCCTAAG GTGAAAGCCATGGAATTGATTGACGAACTAGAGGTGACTAGACGGGGGCCTTACAGTGGTGGTATTGGTGGCATTTCTTTCTCCGGAGATATGGATATTGCCTTAGCTTTGAGAACCATCGTGTTCCCAACCAACATGAGGTACGACACTATGTACTCGTACAAGGACAGTGAGAAGCGCCGGGATTGGGTCGCCCATCTCCAAGCGGGGGCTGGTATCGTTGCTGACAGTGATCCTGCTGATGAGCAGAGGGAGTGCGAAAACAAGGCCGCTGCTCTTGTTCGTGCCATCGATCTTGCAGAGTCATCATTCGTCGAAAAGTAA